Below is a genomic region from Acomys russatus chromosome 3, mAcoRus1.1, whole genome shotgun sequence.
ATACTAATACTGTGTACCCTCCAGTCAAGTGGAGCCGGATCCTAACGGTGGGATTAGCACATCCGTGCTATGATGGGGCACATGTATGTGTCAGTTTGCTCAGAAAATGAGTGCCAAAAACCTCTATAGGACCTATGCTTGTCAGCGAGGAACACAAACATACCCTCTCCTGTGTGCACACCACCACAGGGTTTTCCTTACATTTTTTGCAAGCAAACAACGGGTGAAGCTACCATCACTGTCTTACCCAACTTAATGTTGGGCTTGCACACCCACAGAGAATTGACAGTGACAAGGAGAATCATATCTCAAAGACTGAGGTGTGGAACTGGGTTGAAGACAACCAGGTACCCTGAGACCCCCATCAGCTTTATGATCCTCCTGGAGCTGGGCTAACTGAAGGAGAGATTGAGTTATTAAAGAGCACTAAATGGTTTAAGTCAAAAATGGTACTCGCAGATGCCATAGAATTTTGTAATGACAATTCTAGTGAGAGGATAGGCTTTCTCCCTATGAAAGGCCAACCAGGGAAGTTCCTGTGACACTGAAATCAGACAGGATTCTCACCTGGTTATTAGGTTCGTGCCAGAAGTAGCTGATAAGGCCCCTAGTCTTGAAGACACCACATGCTTTGCTTAAAGGTCACAGAGAAACCAGCTGAGCCTGACCTGAAAGTTCCCTCCTTACTGAATGGCCTTCACAGTACTGAAAGCTGCTTGGGGGAGAAGTGTCACCCACCTTTCTGTGTCGTTACAGACCGTGTATGCTACTATACCAGGCTCTGCCTGCTGGTGCAATATTGTTGCTGCTATCATGGGTACAAACACAGCTCTCTGACGTGCTCCACCAAAAGGAATTTCTGTCTGGTTCTGTAAGATACAATAGAAACCTGTAGGCATGGGGCAGAAGCTCCAGGAGGGAAGCAAATGTTACTGTTTTGCTAAGCGGATGTGGTAAGTCTGACAACATGCCTTCTAAACACCTGTGCTTACTCACACCCGTAGATCGCTGTTGCTGGCAGCTGCAGCTGATCATGGAAGGAAACTTCCTTTTCACACAAGATGGTGTGTGACAGGCACTAATAGCAACTGATGAAGATCTTGAGAGTGAGTGACTAGGATTGTGGCATTAGTGGCCCAATACTTAGTCAGAAGCACACCTCTGTACCACCctctctgaggctcagggaacactgtggaaaaGGGGATGGGAAGAACCCTTAAGAGAAGGATGCTCCATTTTCcctaagggggttgggtaggtatttgtttgctttcttgggctacagatgattattttcattgagagttggttataagttactattggccttatttagagagaaaacagattAGAATCGGGGATGTCTCTATCTTTCTTGTatgtatggagataggggttgaaaagaaacaagaggaaatataaaaatatacagggatgataggaaaaaagtagattattgaatctattcctcaacttaaggccacaaataagattatttttaattcattggtatagattgtatactgatgcaaaatatgtttaattttgattcattggtagaattcaaatttaagattattcttcacacattatagatatttctactctaatataagaTATTGTGCCCATACAATTCAATCAcagtacaaggtttacttccaagaCTTTCAAGGTGCTATTGTAGGTTTTTTAGGATAACTAAGTAACACAAGCTagttgttagttgaacaaatcatggtcatgtcaattactagtctatttttatcacaagaatatacatccaaagtttaacagatatgattctatagtgttcggagccagcccggggtcattcaaggctaacagtctactggctatgaaaaaatactgatgcccgttccaaagctaacttccttctttcagcctctgtataactttcttctttcagcctctgcataacttcctttcaGCTTATGCAGATGTGGTTTAGCAAGTTAGTCGGACTTtctgagagatagttagctacacattctcgggcccctcctactgcttagttcctgcccccaccccatataagcttttgattcaataaacggaccttgataggaacgctacttggtctcgcctctttcttttccaGCCCATCATTTTAGGTATGGCTCCCCTCCCGACCCTGTAATTAGTTGTCCTGCTGGACAGGACAAGTGGCGCCCATTGTGGCCACGAGGTACGAGCCCTCTACTGTGACGAAGACCCTTTGTGGGCAAAAGTTTAAAAGCCACCATGGTCAAGTTTCTCACCGAGGTCAAACTGAAAGATCTTCTGATCATCTCCAGTGTGGGCCTGCTGCTCACAAGACCTCTCCACACTTAGGTAAATGTTCATCTCTGTCAATACGATGGGTAAAAGTCTCTCAAAGGAAGTGCAATTTATTCACCACCTTAAAAGTTGTCTCAGGGAAAGAGGGgttagagttaagaaaaaaagaccttgtacgttttttcttatttgtttcccaAGTCTGTCCTTGGTTTGTCATTGATGGTCCTAATATTAATCCTGACCGTTGGGACCGTGTTCGTCGAGAGTTAGATTCCTATTCTTCCCAACATGGTCCTGTGACTGTTCCTCTTCAAACTTTTAATTGCTGGACTTTAATTAAAGATCTTAACTCTACTGATGCCCCTGCCATTTCTTCCGCGATTGCTTCAGCGGAGGCCTTCATTTGGCCTTTATCTCGTTCCGCCTCCTTGGCCTCCCTGGAGTCGCACGGCTCCAAGTCGTTACAACGCCTAAAATCCCCCTGCCCTTCTGTTATCGTGGACATGGGGgataaccctcctgcctccaataAGCCTTTATATCCTTGCCTGTCCAAGCTCTCTTTAGCAGATGATGCCCCCACTAGCCAGGACCCTGCAACCCAGGCTTATCCTGTTGTTAAGACAGTCCCCACCTCGGATGACTTAAGCTCCTCTGAGGAAGCTACCTTAGAGGAAGAGGCCACCAGGTACCATAACCCAGATTGGCTGCCCCTTTCCTGCCCGCCCCCTTATCGGCCCCCTCCCATTATTGCCCCTGCACTTCAGCCTCACCTTCCCGGTAAATCCTCCTTACATTTGGCTAAACGCAACTTAAAACTAGAGATTCAAGACCTTAAAGAGGTTCTTACTCTTCAAAAGGAATACTCTGAACTTTCTATGGAGGTCCAATCCCTCCAAGATGCCCTCCAACAAGCTCTTCTACCTCCCGCCCCCAAGACAGGGGCCACAATTCAGCACCCTAGGGCCCCCTCTAAAAAATGCCCTATGCTAACATTTCCTGTGATGACCCGGCTTCAAGCCAATTCCAACGAGTCTTCTAGCGCCGAGGCCTCTACTGAGGATTCTCTGCCAGAGGGTGACGAGACAGCCGATGATTTAGAAGATACTGATGGTCATGGCTCAGATGATGAGGAACAGGGGGGCTCTGACCCCTCCCCTTCAGACTCcaatccaactttttttttttttccaatccaaCTTTTAAGGCCCTAAAATTCAAGATCATAAAGAAACTCCATAGTGAGGTTAAAAACTATGGGCCCACCGCTCCCTTTACTCTTTCTCTGCTCAATTCTCTTGCCCCCGAGGGCTACCTCGTCCCAGGAGAATGGCTCAAACTTGGCCAATCGGTCCTCCAGCATGGACAATATTTACTCTGGAAAGCTGATTTCATGGACCGCTGTccagaaacagcaaaaaataatcaaagaaagtccacttcttcttcctggacTTTTGATAAATTAACGGGGCAGGGTTGCtattcttcagaaacaaagcaagcgaCATTACCTCCCAGGCTTCTTGCCCAAGTTAAAAATGCAGCCGTGGGGGCATGGCACGCTCTACCAGGGAAGGGTTCTCTTACCACCCCGTTAACCAAAGTAGTTCAGGGCCCCCATGAACCTTACAGTGATTTCATTGCAGGTCTATTTGAGACTGCAGAGAGAGTCTTGGGGCCAGACGAATCtgaaaataaccttttaaaacaGCTTGCTTATGAAAATGCTAATGGTGCATGTAAAACCATCTTGTGCGGCCATACAAGGGGAAAGGATATTAATGATTATATCAGACTCTGTGCTGATGTTGACCCCTTTGCCCATAAAGTATCCCAAAGTGTACATCTGGCAATAGGAGCCCATTCTGGCCCCAAAATTTTTTTACCCTAGACAAAAATCACAGATCAGCGGGGGATCGCTTATGGCACGCTACAACCTCTCAGACTTATACCTAAGccttatggaaagatccattcacCTCCCAGTGGCAGGGTCCCAACCCTATTCTTATTTGGGGAAAGGGACATGCCGGTGTCTATGACTCAAAGGAGGGGAATGCCCGTTGGCTACCTGAGCGCCTACTTCAACAGATTGATTCACCCAGGGAAAAACGCCCTGAGGAAAGGCTTTAATTGTGCCTTGTTACAGAAATATGACTTCATTCAGCCTTTCCTGCTCCTGGCCTGCCTCGGACACACAGCCTTGTCTGCCTCATATCAGATGTACAACTATACCTGGGTAATTATGAATGGGGCAGGGGACATCGTtaactcctcttcctctaccactcATCAAACACCCTGGCCTACTTTGGAAGTGGACTTATGTATGCTGGCCTTGGGGGCCTTCGAGGCCTGGGGAACCCCCTCCCATTATATGCCCCAAGATAAGCCATTGGATCTCCAGCCTAAGAGTGTCCAACCAGGATGTGGTGGACAAGTGCCCAGGCGCTTTTTGGGAGCAATACCCATTTATGTGTGTCCCAGGGGACACAGAGACCACTCGCTTGGTCACAAATGCGGCTTCTCTAGTGACTTTTACTGTGTCGCTTGGGGATGTGAGACCATGGGAGATACCTATTAGAAACCTTCATCTTCTTGGGATTATATAACTGTTAAAAGAAAGGACCCCTCTGGCACGTGTGACTGTAGTAAATGATGTAACCCCCTTGTGATTACCTTTACTGACAAAGGATAGAAAGTCACATGGGAGGACCGAGGCCTGGAGTGGGGACTTAGGTTATATACAATTGGATAtgatcctggcctcacttttaaaattaaactactcAAAACCATTCCCAATTCAAAACCAGTGGCCATTGGCCCAAATCAGGTCTTACAGAACCAGCGGTCTGATACGGGTGCACGCCACCCAACAGCCACTGTTACGCCCCATACCACCCTGTTTCAACCCACCGTACCTCCCAGTCCCTCACCCTCTGTTAAAATTATCCTGACCATGGCTAATGAATCCTGGTCTGCCCTGCAGTCTATTTGTCCCAACCTTGCAGATGATTATTGGTTGTGTTACCAtgcttccccccccacccctttttttatGAGGGCATTGCTATCCTTGGCGATCTTACCATTACTAATGACTCCTCCCTGGTTCGCTGGAACCCAGAAGCCAGGGAAGGCACGACCCTGGCCCAAGTCTCAGGCATGGGGCTCTGCATCAGGGGACCCAGGATGCATTTACCCTCCATTATTTCCCCTTTGTGTAATCAGACCCTTGAGGTCAGTGGTGGCTCCACCTACCTGGTAGCCCCAAGTGATACCTATTTGGTATGTTCCATTGGCCTAACCTCGTTTACTGTGGTACAGCAGTATGATTACTGTGTGCTTGTTCAGCTACTTCCTCGATTAACAGTTTATTCTACAGATGAATTTCTCAACTTCTGGACTCCTCTGGGTACACCGTCCAGGGTCAAACGTGAGCCTATTACTGCCGCAACCATCGAGGTTCTACTGGGGCTTGGGGCTGTCGGAGCCGGGACGGGCATTTCCTCTTTAGTGATCTCCAATCAAAACTATCACCAGCTTAGTGCAGCCATAGATAAGGATATTGCTGAAATACAGGTTGCTATGGCAGCTTTAAAGGATTCGCTTTCCTCCCTTGCACAAGTGGTACTGCAAAATAGGATTGGGCTAGATTTGCTGTTTTTACAACAAGAGGGATTATGTGCAGCACTCAGagaagaatgctgtttctatACCGGTAAAACTGGGATTGTAGAAGATAGCAATGAGAAAGGTCAGAGAAAGTTTAGAAAATCGTAAGCGGGAGCGAGATAGAGCTGACTCCTGGtataaaaattggttttctgCTTCCCCTCTTCTGACTACCCTCCTCTCTTCGCTGCTGGGACCTCTTATAGGGTTCTTGCTACTAATATCTTTTGGACTTTTTGGCTTTCAGAAAGATTACTGACTTTGTCAAAAGCCAGATAGACTCTGCCATACAGGGACCCACCCATGTGGAAGTTCATTACCACAGGCTCGAACGACTCGACCCCGAAGCGGATGACCATGCCGCCCCTGATAATGCGGGTAAAAGTGGCCTCGACTTCAACAAGCTGAGACCTAAGGGCTTGAGTCGATTGTTCATTTGAGAGGGTGCGAGGCTAAGCACTGCAGGGAACCATGCCAGACACCTTGGTAGGTTCCTGAGGAGCACGCCTGACTGCATACAGGCTGACGCGAATAAAGGATGTTACTATCCTTTTCCTGTCCCCCGCAAACGCGTCTGGGAGGTTGGGGACATGTGTGACCTGAAAAAGTGGCCACACATTGACCTCTTAACGCAACGCCCATCTCGAGGGGGATCAGGCCTCTactcccccgcctctctctcacTCTACTTCTACTTAATAAGGAAGGGGAGGatgttcggagccagcctggggtcattcaaggctaaaagtctactggctatgaaaaaatactgctgccccattccaaagctaacttccttctttcagcctctgcataacttcctttcagcttatgcagatgttgtttagcaggttagctcgggacttccgGAGAGATAGTTAGCTCTCGgacccctcctactgcttagttcctgcccccaccccatataaccttttgcttttgattcaataaacggacattgataggaacgctactctttctttcttttccgtcccatttcaggtatggctcccctcgcgaccccgtaattactggtcctgctggacgggacactatagatagataaaataacatcattagataaggtcttttaaaaacctcagacaggccgggcgtggtggcacacacctttaatcccaccactcgggaggcagaggcaggcggatcgctgtgagttcgaggccagcctggtctacaaagtgagtctaggacagccaaggctacacagagaaaccctgtctcaaaaaacgaaaacaaacaaacaaacaaacaaaaacaaaaacaaaaacaaaaaaaacctcagacacctacagaatatgacatttaaagatgtttttattcttttaaggattctttgacaagaagacaggttaactcctggcaacacccagcctacctcaaagaaaatgacgagcatcaaagaacctccttgtagagatgacttcaaatgtgggcaacaagctactgggcaaaatgtcctcatttctgccacagacagaattctgcctgaaaatgggcaagtttggatgcaggcagagtcgatggccaatctctgccaagacagggtaagcaagtcctcaacacttcctgcttcacaaatatgtctgtcagatatactgcgCCTGAAGGCTAAAGGtgattctccaacattatagagttttgggtcaCTGATctggcagcaaattgtctctgtcattttttcattttggaagctgctacccgcacttccggttcactcggGTAACTaagtctattccttctcaagtctctgacggggttgaagaacagatagtttagccTTACAGTTTGCCTACTTGTTTACTGGTTATTTTAGGTCCGGATAGATGTCTTACGTTGctaaagatgagatatgagagaatctgatttacatgcagaactttagactcaccacgCTAGGACAGCTGTtttattcaaggttgccaaacacaaacagctaaaacactgtgaatgtaacatctatatagtTCCTGATTATTCCATGGCTCTTTTTGTTCTATGTAGtacattgtatttatgtgtagaaattttttttttaatgtaacaaaaaACCCAGTAATTTATGTCAACATCTATGTTTTACCCATTAAGGTCATTGTAGTTTTCTCTGTTTAGGATCTCTAAAATTTGGGAATATGGCAAAAAATGTTCATATTATACAAATGACATGATTATCCAGATATGGTAGTGTGTGCAAACCTTCAATCTCAGGTCTCATGAAGCAAAGACTAAGTAGGAAGGTGTGTGATATTGTTTGCTGTTCTTCACAGTTGATTTTTCTTATGTAGACAATATTATTTTGGCATATTTTATAGTCTTACGGTAGCTTTTTCCTTCCatgtaagtaaaatattttatcctAAATACGCATAAACTCAGGATACAGACATGCCTAATTTTGCTGCTGAGATAAGAGTTGGCAGTCTATAGACAAATGAGCACATTACAGTTTCCTAagtgattattttcttgattagaaATTCATTCTCAATATACACACAGACTCAAAAAGTCAGTCATAAGCCTCTCAATTCTATTTCCTATGTATTAGGCTTAAAATACTTTGTATGTTTTGTCTTCACTTTCACTGTTAATCTATAGTTGCTTTCACCACAGAAACCTATGGAAAATGGCAAGGCAAATGAAACAAATCCACAGTTTGAAATCATATCTACAATATCTAAACTTAAATCCATCTGCCATGACTTGTTATCAGTCAGACTTATTGCAGACACTACCATGAACAGACTTCTATCCCTTGCCTATCATTGCCCAGGAGGAGAATGCCAAAGGCAGTGGTCTTGACCCTACCTACTAGCAATGAAGGGATACCCTAGGACTCTACCCGTTCTGCTCATGAATACACAAAGCATTAAGCGCACTTTCACCCAACATCCTGATATTACAAAGTTGGCCTTAACCTGGCACATGTGAAACTGGTGTTCAGAAAGGTTCCAACCACTCACTGATAAAAGTGGTGCGCACCAGAAGCTCTGTATACAAACCATGGTGCTTATGCAGAACACCGGCTTCTCTGTGAGTCCAGAAGCCAGTAGGCACAGGACAACCATGTCACAGATTTCCAATAAATGCTGGGCACATTTGTTGCATTACGTATGTCCCATGAGACTTGGAAGGACCCTGTGTAGGCTTGGTTCTCCTTTCCTCAGATGGATGCACCATTCATTCCTTTGTAATAAATCTGACCCAGATGTAACTGTGTGCTGAGCCCTGTATACCCTGCTAGAAAATCACCAGAACTGGTACCACTGTGGGAAGTGGCCCAGCATGGGAACCAGCTGATGTCTCACCGTCTTCAGGAGCCTGGCATCCTCCAGTCATTTCACTTTTGCTGTTTATTCCATTGTATTCCTAGAGGCCATGGGCAAAGCACATCATTCAGTGAGTTCCCCAGTGGGTGCAGAGGGTaggaaaattgttttcttcttctccttgaaCGATGTtgttcagtgtttttctttgatttagaTGACAACCATGAACCAATCAATCCTTTTTCATAAGGTAATTGTTGCAAATaacttatcagtatggcctaggGCACAAAGAACAGACACAGTGAGATTACAGTGTATTTGAAAGCTGCAACCACTATGCTGGGCACAATCTAAACTATTCTAAGCCTGTGGCTTCAAATCCTACGTATTAACCAATACCTTGCCAATATGATGACTCCTGGGGTGGGTTCTGTCCCAACTGTCAACTGTCCACCTACCAGCTCTTCCAACCCCCTCTCAGAAgctccgccttccacttcctgtccttctgcctagctgattggccaaacagtgctttattgacaactgctacgtccactcaaggcattcctccacagctAATTCTGGACCACTTTCCAATTTATTGCTAGTGAGTAATACCTGCTTAACTGACTTCATTTTCTTATGGACATTGCTTCCATATCATAGATGACAAGTTTAATCCCTCCCTGTAAATAAAACATAAGGTTCAAACAAAAGCCCTATATCATTTAAGTAACTGAAATAAATGCTATTCTGATGAAATTTACATGCTGTAACTTCTTACTGTTTTTATACTTTAGCAATTTCTCTAGGCTACATCAAGTACATCAAGTAACATGTGTTTGATTGTTCTGAGTTACATTTACTTAAAACAACGAAATAATACCAAGTTATTTAAATCTAAGAAGGATAACCAAAACAGCAAAATATCCATCACTTTTCATCTAAAATATGCCCTTTTATATTCCCCCATTTTGCGTGATTAAACCACATTAAACTACAGAAATCAGTCAACAGGCTAGTAAGGGTTAAGGTTAAAGTTGGAATTTCCATGCACcaaaaaaatcttattaatttatttttggggttttaaaacagggattctctgtgtactcttggctgtcctggaactcacactgtataccaggctggtcttgaactcacaagatccacagcctctgcctctgaagtgctagcattaaaggcatgtgcaaccattGCCTGGCTCCTAATCTTATACTTTGCTACAGTGTTTCGTTTCCAAGTGTTGATATATTTACTATAAGacatacagaattttgtatacttGAGAGggaaaaattggaaaatatttcaggttaaaattatgaatgaattATCACTACAAAGATGGTGAATCCCAAAATTAACTCTGGAGGAATTTCAACGTGAAGGAACCATTACTGGTGAGAGCTGAAAACACTTTTAAGAAGTAGatgagagaggatggagagatggctccgtgggaaGAGCACAGGCTCCTCTCCCAGAGGTCCTATGTCcatacccagcaaccacagggtggttcCCAATCGTCAATAATGGaactgacgccctcttctggcatgcaggtgtacatgcagatagagcactcatatacataaaataaataaatctttaaattaaaggaagagaaaaagaaatagaccaGTGGACAGGTTGActattgtacaagattgtcttCCAGGCAGAATGTAGCACtgttaaactcacagagactatgagGACAGTCACAAGGTTGAGCTTATCAATGCTTTATCATGGAGAGATAATTCCACACTTCTTCCTGAAGATTCATAGGCAACTAAAGTTGCTAAGGGGAAGAATGTGGGAGGCCACAACATGCCCTGAGGAATGACAGGCAGTTAATGATTCTAAGAGAGGGAAAGACATTTCCTtaagtggtgtagccactggatAAGGTGCCCAAGGTTATAACAGCCTCTCACATATGTTCCTTTAAGAAACTCtagtgagaggctggggagatggctcacaggttaagagcattaaggtcctgagttcagttctcagcaaccatatgCTGGCTCATAAcaatctacaatgagatctggtttcctcttctaATCCGCAGACAGAataatgtataaattataaactaatcataaaaaagaaaactataactAAACTCTTTTGAatgcaatgagagagagagagacacagacagacagacagacagacagaggagggacCCATTAACGTCTACCCTGAGGAACAAGTTACAGCTCATAGCTCCTAGGAGAGCTTTAGGAGTGTGGCTCCTGGTAGATTAAGGACACTCCAGGGCTTGGccacacactcatgtgtatatGGCAGCAGTATTTACACTCAACGGTAATATAAAAAGTagcactgagggctggagagatggctctcctgctcttgcagagagctaTAGGATATACATacatttggttctcagcacccacacagtggctcaggaACATCTGGGATTCCTTTTCAGGGAAACTGACCTACATGATCATCAGGCACATGTGTggtacaaacatatacatatgtaggtaaaacaccaatacacaacataaaatcatttttaaaaggtaaatacaTCATGAAATTTAAAGTCAAATGTGAGCCATAAAGAAGCATGCCATTGAATTGTGTTCGCAGCCGTCGCCGTGCCGCCGGCGCTCTCTAACACCACTCGCTTGCCGAGCTCCAAccaagggagaagggggagaagtAAGGAGATGCCCTTACCATGGCTCCTACAAAGCATCCTGCCAGCAAATCCACCGGTGGCAAAGCACCCAGGAAACAAATGGCTAAAAAAGCCGTTCGCAAGAGTGCGCCCTCTACTGGAGGCGTGAAGAAACCTCATCGCTACAGGCCTGGTACTGTGACACTCTGTGAAATCAGAGGCTATCAGAAGTCCACTGAACTTCTCATTTGCATGTTCCCCTTTCAGCATCTGGTGCGAGAAATTGCTCAGGGCTTTAAAACAGATCTACGCTTCCAGAGTGCAGCTATTGGTGCTTTGCAGGAGGCAAGTGAGGCCTATGTGGTTGGCCTTCTTGAAGACACCAACCTGTGTGCTATCCATGCCAAACGTGTAACAATTATGCCAAAAGATATCCAGCTAGCACGCCTCATACACTGAGAACGTGCTTAAGAGTCCACTATGAGGGGAAACatttcattctcaaaaaaaaaaaaaaaaaaaaaaaagttttcctcttCCTATTATCAGTAGTTCTGAATGTTAGATATTTTTTCCATGGGGTCAAAAGGTACCTAAGTATATGATTGCGAGTGGAAAAATAGGGGACAGAAATCAGGTATTGgcagttttctcattttcatttgtgtgtcagtttttaatataaatgcaagGTGTAAAGCATTAATGCAAGCAAAATGTTCCAGTGAACACATTTCAACTGTTCAACTTTATACCAATTATAAATAAACCTGTTAAAATTTTCTGGACAGTGCCagcatttggatttttaaaaaagatttatttattacat
It encodes:
- the LOC127186762 gene encoding histone H3.3A-like, encoding MAPTKHPASKSTGGKAPRKQMAKKAVRKSAPSTGGVKKPHRYRPGTVTLCEIRGYQKSTELLICMFPFQHLVREIAQGFKTDLRFQSAAIGALQEASEAYVVGLLEDTNLCAIHAKRVTIMPKDIQLARLIH